The Deltaproteobacteria bacterium genome has a window encoding:
- a CDS encoding VWA domain-containing protein: MGCKQTPTAVVEKVEEKNQIVAKALTLKAAEAPKQEAIQIQPTAKEVAPPIKEVVLPTSGVSITPLPIEGTIPTQATATQPATTPLLETKPLEIPGSTNLPIAQTPAEQIPYQPTMLKGGLAVELIVDASGSMNGLLGADTKMSIAKTLIGNLATEWATLKDPPIHLALRVFGSENLLAENKCDDSKLLMPLGSVNPVELRKNLESIQAKGSSPIAYAMRKAAEDLSTQSEDRIIILLTDGKDSCEQDPCAAAKEFYDGNYKIITHVVGFDLTQADEPSVKCIAGNSKGIFLLARTKDELASALDEALRSTVPYNLRFKVFVGATPLPTTITVYKAGTQEVIERAQSYGIELFRLKPGAYDISVEYTASVEQSKPSKILKGVELTGQGKVEQEVRFDLASLTLSAHDAKGEPAQTQYELYKAGTQDKIASFNSDGRETSFFLEPGDYDLTAQRLAPEGQEMSLTEPNIKISMEQGFTKNFAFQMGTLVLKGQTSQKQAVPLVYQITKAGQPDTVITKGQVDAKGGNIELSPGTYDISVEGQDPAAQIQPRGELKNITIEGGATNEQMATLIVGTLELEATKAEKIPAPTEFKITDAADDTKIIATLTAQEGKASIALPPGKYNIIASLLGGNYAKNPTAEAKEITIEEGKTIDQKIHFDLGTLKLLGRDAKEQQINTIFYIYNGGTMDIVATQGPQKGWTAFDLAPGNYDIRAEDASATVDPKPSVWLRDITVDVNSLYVKEAVFTNAKLRVIGRGANSEIVPVEFKLYEYGHDRAILTGTTGQDWQSFDLPAGKYYIEASYHDLDASQILKKWINLKVAENDLVEQELRF; this comes from the coding sequence ATGGGTTGCAAACAAACACCCACCGCGGTTGTAGAAAAAGTTGAAGAAAAAAATCAGATTGTAGCGAAGGCTTTGACACTCAAAGCGGCAGAGGCACCCAAACAGGAAGCAATACAAATACAACCAACAGCAAAAGAAGTTGCACCGCCAATAAAAGAAGTGGTGCTACCAACCAGCGGCGTAAGCATCACTCCCCTTCCAATAGAGGGAACGATACCAACGCAAGCCACTGCTACTCAGCCCGCAACAACACCGCTTCTGGAAACCAAACCGCTCGAAATTCCCGGCTCAACAAATTTACCCATCGCACAAACTCCCGCGGAACAAATTCCTTATCAGCCCACCATGCTTAAAGGGGGGCTGGCCGTAGAGCTCATTGTTGACGCCTCCGGAAGCATGAATGGTCTTTTGGGGGCAGATACCAAAATGAGTATTGCAAAAACGCTCATCGGAAATTTGGCAACGGAATGGGCCACACTAAAAGATCCGCCCATCCATCTTGCTCTGCGTGTTTTTGGTTCGGAAAATTTGCTGGCAGAGAACAAATGCGATGATTCAAAACTTTTAATGCCGCTGGGTTCGGTCAATCCGGTGGAGTTGAGAAAAAATCTGGAAAGCATTCAGGCAAAAGGCTCCAGCCCCATTGCTTACGCCATGCGCAAAGCGGCGGAAGATCTGTCGACTCAAAGTGAGGACAGGATTATCATTTTATTAACGGATGGCAAAGATTCCTGCGAACAAGATCCGTGCGCGGCGGCGAAAGAATTTTACGATGGTAATTATAAAATCATCACCCACGTTGTGGGTTTTGATCTGACACAGGCAGATGAACCGTCCGTAAAATGTATCGCTGGTAATTCAAAAGGCATCTTTTTATTGGCCCGCACAAAAGATGAATTGGCCAGTGCTTTGGATGAAGCCCTCCGCTCCACCGTCCCCTATAATTTGCGTTTCAAAGTTTTTGTGGGCGCTACTCCGCTTCCCACCACGATCACCGTCTACAAAGCCGGCACACAGGAAGTCATTGAACGCGCGCAAAGTTACGGAATCGAACTTTTCCGTCTTAAACCGGGTGCCTATGATATCTCGGTGGAATACACCGCCTCCGTGGAACAATCCAAACCTTCCAAAATTTTGAAAGGGGTTGAACTGACCGGTCAGGGCAAAGTGGAACAAGAGGTACGTTTTGATCTGGCTTCATTAACGCTTTCTGCACACGACGCAAAAGGAGAACCGGCGCAAACACAGTACGAACTTTACAAAGCGGGAACCCAAGACAAAATCGCGAGTTTTAATTCGGATGGTCGGGAAACAAGTTTCTTTCTTGAACCCGGTGATTACGATTTGACGGCTCAAAGACTGGCTCCCGAAGGACAGGAAATGTCTCTTACGGAACCAAACATTAAAATCAGTATGGAGCAGGGCTTCACAAAAAATTTCGCGTTTCAGATGGGCACATTGGTGTTGAAAGGACAAACTTCACAAAAACAGGCGGTCCCTCTTGTTTATCAAATCACAAAAGCGGGCCAACCGGATACCGTCATTACAAAGGGGCAAGTTGACGCAAAGGGCGGAAACATTGAGCTTTCGCCCGGGACCTATGATATTTCCGTGGAGGGACAAGATCCCGCCGCTCAAATTCAACCGCGTGGAGAACTAAAAAATATCACCATCGAAGGCGGTGCCACCAACGAGCAAATGGCCACTTTGATTGTGGGAACACTTGAACTGGAAGCAACAAAAGCAGAAAAAATCCCTGCACCAACTGAATTTAAAATTACCGACGCCGCAGATGACACAAAAATCATTGCAACACTGACCGCGCAGGAAGGAAAAGCCTCCATCGCCTTGCCACCCGGAAAATACAATATCATCGCCTCTTTACTCGGAGGCAATTATGCAAAAAATCCGACGGCGGAAGCAAAAGAAATTACCATTGAAGAAGGAAAAACAATCGACCAAAAAATCCATTTTGATTTGGGAACTTTAAAACTTCTGGGCCGCGACGCGAAAGAACAGCAGATCAATACAATTTTTTATATTTATAACGGCGGGACAATGGATATTGTGGCCACACAAGGTCCTCAAAAAGGATGGACCGCTTTTGATTTGGCTCCGGGCAATTATGACATTCGCGCGGAAGATGCCAGCGCCACAGTCGATCCGAAACCCTCCGTGTGGTTGCGTGATATTACCGTCGATGTGAATTCGTTGTATGTCAAAGAGGCCGTCTTCACCAATGCGAAGCTCCGTGTCATTGGGCGCGGCGCCAACAGCGAAATTGTTCCGGTGGAATTTAAACTTTACGAGTACGGACACGACCGTGCCATTTTGACTGGCACCACCGGCCAAGACTGGCAATCATTCGATCTGCCCGCGGGCAAATATTACATCGAGGCCAGCTATCACGATCTGGACGCTTCACAAATCCTCAAAAAGTGGATCAACCTCAAAGTCGCCGAAAACGATCTGGTTGAACAAGAACTCCGGTTTTAG
- the tatC gene encoding twin-arginine translocase subunit TatC, with translation MEMSVWNHLDELRSRLIRIVIALSVTTTLAFFGSDWMLACLLKPFPSVHATLTSLQPAGVFMQSMRLALIGGVVLALPVLVYQIWQFISPGLAPREIKAFVMSLYFGTLLFLIGACFAYFLVVPQALSFFWNYSRNLGVTPSWTIENYLNFVLMFLLSFGIAFELPLVLILLVRFKIISPSFISSKRPHIIVTLAIVAAILTPPDVISQLMLGIPLWLLFEISLYVSKLMYKE, from the coding sequence ATGGAAATGTCGGTTTGGAATCATCTGGATGAATTGCGATCGCGTTTGATTCGCATTGTCATTGCTTTATCCGTCACCACAACCCTCGCCTTTTTTGGTTCGGATTGGATGCTTGCCTGCCTCTTGAAACCTTTTCCCTCTGTTCATGCCACATTGACTTCCCTGCAACCCGCCGGTGTTTTTATGCAGAGCATGCGTTTAGCTTTGATTGGCGGTGTTGTGCTGGCTTTGCCTGTGTTGGTTTACCAAATTTGGCAATTTATTTCTCCGGGTTTGGCTCCGCGTGAAATAAAGGCCTTTGTGATGAGCCTTTATTTTGGAACTCTTCTTTTTCTCATTGGTGCCTGCTTTGCTTATTTTCTCGTGGTTCCGCAGGCATTAAGTTTTTTTTGGAACTACAGCCGGAATTTGGGTGTAACTCCTTCATGGACCATTGAAAATTATCTCAATTTTGTTTTGATGTTTTTACTGAGCTTTGGAATTGCTTTTGAGCTTCCTCTTGTTTTGATTTTGCTCGTTCGTTTCAAAATTATTTCTCCCTCCTTCATTTCTTCCAAACGTCCTCATATTATTGTGACGCTGGCTATCGTGGCGGCCATTTTGACCCCACCCGATGTGATCAGTCAGCTCATGTTGGGAATACCGCTGTGGCTTTTATTCGAAATTTCATTATACGTCTCAAAATTAATGTACAAAGAATGA
- a CDS encoding AAA family ATPase has product MGFIDRPYEEGLLKERWGKSAASLIVVYGRRRVGKTRLIEEFYKDKKIWKFDGLEREPKSKQIRQFLATLSEYTRNPLFATAECRDWLDAFKLLDKAVQDSSGGYRMAIFLDELPYMANRRAEMISDLKWAWDNLWSKRNGFTLILCGSVASFMVDNVIHSSALYGRVDLEIHLKPLLLKDAREFFADRYSPIELVQLYMFCGGIPAYWLQIDQASSVASNINRLCFLRDGYFTGEFGRIFKDVFHEERTYRKIIMLFSKFRSLKTAELLDLLQMSGGSGFQRYLDNLEKAGFIKNYVPCGYPIESTLRRYRLEDEYLHFYFKFIRSNSKKIGDNVGENIFAGIMQTRSYQSWAGLAFERLCLKHIRPILKSLNIDQLVKDYGPYYDRGTNTKDGVQIDLMFERHDPVVTVCEIKYYSGKVGKWIIDDMEKKISILEPTKKGVEKILITTEGATEDLNASGYFSRVLLTDSLFC; this is encoded by the coding sequence ATGGGCTTTATAGACAGGCCATACGAGGAAGGACTTCTTAAAGAACGTTGGGGGAAATCGGCCGCCAGTTTGATCGTCGTTTACGGCCGAAGGCGCGTTGGAAAAACACGTCTCATCGAGGAATTCTATAAGGACAAGAAAATATGGAAATTTGACGGCCTTGAACGAGAGCCAAAATCAAAACAGATCCGCCAATTTCTTGCGACACTTTCGGAATATACCCGCAATCCCCTCTTTGCCACAGCCGAATGCAGGGATTGGCTGGACGCCTTCAAACTTCTCGACAAGGCCGTCCAAGATTCTTCGGGCGGATATCGGATGGCGATATTTCTTGATGAACTTCCCTACATGGCCAACCGCCGTGCGGAAATGATTTCCGATCTCAAATGGGCATGGGACAATCTTTGGTCGAAGAGAAACGGCTTCACACTTATTCTCTGCGGATCGGTCGCTTCATTCATGGTGGATAATGTCATCCATTCGTCTGCCCTTTATGGACGGGTCGATCTTGAAATCCATCTAAAACCCCTTCTGCTCAAAGATGCCAGAGAGTTCTTTGCCGACAGATATTCTCCCATTGAATTGGTACAGCTCTACATGTTCTGCGGCGGAATACCGGCCTACTGGCTACAGATAGACCAAGCCTCTTCTGTTGCATCCAACATAAACCGACTCTGTTTTTTAAGAGATGGCTATTTCACAGGCGAATTCGGCAGGATATTCAAGGATGTCTTTCACGAAGAAAGAACCTATCGGAAAATCATCATGCTGTTCAGCAAATTCAGAAGTCTCAAGACAGCGGAACTTCTTGACCTCCTCCAGATGAGCGGCGGGAGCGGTTTTCAGCGTTATCTGGATAATTTGGAAAAAGCCGGCTTCATAAAAAATTATGTCCCGTGCGGATATCCTATAGAAAGTACGCTGAGGAGATACAGACTAGAAGATGAATACTTGCATTTTTATTTCAAATTTATCCGCTCCAATTCCAAAAAGATTGGTGACAACGTCGGCGAAAATATCTTTGCCGGTATCATGCAAACGAGATCCTATCAGAGCTGGGCGGGACTTGCTTTCGAGCGTTTATGCCTAAAACACATCCGGCCTATCCTAAAATCACTCAACATAGACCAACTGGTTAAGGACTACGGCCCCTACTATGACAGAGGGACAAACACCAAAGACGGCGTCCAGATTGATTTGATGTTTGAGAGACATGATCCCGTTGTGACTGTCTGCGAGATCAAATATTATTCGGGGAAAGTCGGGAAATGGATCATTGATGACATGGAAAAAAAGATTTCAATACTTGAGCCGACAAAAAAGGGCGTCGAAAAAATTCTCATTACAACAGAGGGCGCCACAGAGGACCTCAACGCAAGCGGTTACTTTTCAAGAGTGCTCCTTACCGATTCTCTGTTTTGTTGA
- a CDS encoding TolC family protein, with the protein MKFRKPIIRLLSAFCFLFSVFCLPVFAQESPSRLHLSLQDCLELALQNNAKLPIRDYAIDAAQQRIREAKATFWPVIDYSNKMAPAPKDALHAAKSFFEGDLTFWNSTHIGLGFPVYAFGQLETAQNLARKGVEVARQEKVRDEATIYFEVQQLYHGILFSKEIQGIMQDAVNKLENQLKKEEETKKHSPYDILKLKVFKADLEKRILEIKEKETEARLALKIQIGLPSDRTFELADSHLEPAQKTLGPLAEYLNTTESGRAESQLVDLGVSLKKLEYDLEKKKRLPRVGFGGFFEVARTTSDIRNLRLTDDFNDPFNFMRAGAGIEIKGVLDFHGSSAKVRRLESEYQKAVLEKNLAKQGMQLEVETAYHDANRLQETMILSEEKQKMARQMMFLSKANLDIGVGEEKDYTDALQLVLLTRGEYLKSVFDYNMALAKLNQKAGRRYEASAQ; encoded by the coding sequence ATGAAATTCCGAAAACCCATTATTCGGCTTCTTTCTGCCTTCTGTTTTCTGTTTTCTGTTTTCTGTCTTCCTGTCTTTGCCCAAGAATCTCCATCGAGGCTTCATCTTTCCCTGCAAGACTGCCTTGAATTGGCGTTGCAGAATAATGCCAAATTGCCGATTAGGGATTATGCCATCGATGCCGCCCAGCAACGCATTAGAGAGGCAAAAGCTACATTTTGGCCCGTCATCGATTATTCCAACAAGATGGCGCCGGCTCCAAAAGATGCCCTGCACGCCGCGAAATCTTTTTTTGAAGGGGACCTAACTTTTTGGAATTCGACCCACATTGGTCTTGGTTTTCCGGTTTATGCTTTTGGACAGCTTGAGACAGCCCAAAATTTGGCCCGGAAGGGAGTGGAGGTGGCCAGGCAGGAGAAGGTAAGGGATGAAGCAACAATCTATTTTGAAGTACAGCAACTTTACCACGGCATTTTATTCAGCAAAGAAATACAAGGCATTATGCAGGATGCGGTGAACAAACTCGAAAACCAGCTCAAAAAAGAAGAGGAAACCAAAAAACATTCTCCTTACGATATTTTGAAATTAAAAGTTTTCAAAGCCGATCTGGAAAAAAGAATTTTGGAAATAAAAGAGAAAGAAACAGAAGCCCGTTTGGCTCTCAAAATTCAAATAGGTCTTCCTTCGGACCGCACTTTTGAACTGGCTGACAGTCACTTGGAGCCGGCGCAGAAAACTTTGGGACCCTTGGCAGAATATCTGAATACGACAGAATCAGGCCGGGCTGAATCACAACTTGTAGACTTGGGTGTTTCATTAAAAAAACTGGAATATGATCTGGAAAAGAAAAAAAGACTTCCCAGAGTCGGGTTCGGCGGTTTTTTTGAAGTGGCCCGGACAACGAGTGATATTAGAAATCTCCGTTTGACTGATGATTTCAATGATCCCTTCAATTTTATGCGTGCCGGCGCGGGGATAGAAATAAAAGGGGTCTTGGATTTTCACGGCTCTTCCGCAAAAGTCAGAAGACTGGAAAGTGAATACCAGAAAGCTGTTTTGGAAAAAAATTTGGCAAAACAGGGGATGCAACTCGAAGTAGAGACAGCTTATCATGACGCCAACCGTCTGCAGGAAACTATGATATTGTCGGAGGAAAAACAGAAAATGGCGCGACAAATGATGTTTCTTTCAAAAGCAAATCTGGATATCGGAGTTGGAGAAGAAAAAGACTATACCGACGCGTTGCAACTTGTCTTGCTCACGCGTGGGGAGTATCTCAAATCGGTTTTTGACTATAATATGGCATTGGCAAAACTGAACCAAAAGGCCGGGAGGCGTTATGAAGCATCTGCTCAGTAG
- a CDS encoding ABC transporter substrate-binding protein has protein sequence MKHLLSRLFLFSFVLMMGSFAFANPSIPEAQTPTDAIKELDKQADQYRVGKNLNAADIEFNRKLKENILHGTFDLRELAKLALDKYWNQRTAKEQDRFVALLTSLLEERSIFSKEKAAEKGNTKSYSINYSKDTYLNKNKTDAMVKTRIVLVKRNLKITLNYKLKRTATGWRIYDVIMDGASLVDNYRYSFSNIIDKHGYDDLVHRMEKKLNEFRGKRV, from the coding sequence ATGAAGCATCTGCTCAGTAGATTATTTTTATTTTCATTTGTTTTAATGATGGGATCGTTTGCTTTTGCGAATCCCTCCATTCCTGAGGCGCAGACTCCCACAGACGCGATCAAAGAGTTGGACAAGCAGGCGGATCAATATCGTGTTGGGAAAAATTTGAACGCGGCAGACATTGAATTCAACCGGAAGTTAAAAGAAAATATTCTGCATGGAACCTTTGATCTGAGGGAGTTGGCGAAACTGGCTCTGGACAAATATTGGAATCAAAGAACGGCCAAAGAACAGGACCGGTTTGTCGCATTGCTGACAAGCCTTTTGGAAGAGCGCTCCATTTTTTCCAAGGAAAAAGCGGCTGAAAAGGGGAACACCAAATCCTATTCCATCAATTATTCGAAAGATACCTATCTGAACAAAAATAAAACCGATGCCATGGTCAAGACCCGCATTGTACTGGTTAAACGCAATTTAAAAATCACTCTTAATTACAAACTGAAAAGGACTGCTACGGGTTGGAGAATTTATGATGTGATCATGGATGGCGCCAGTCTCGTGGACAATTACCGTTATTCCTTTAGCAATATCATCGATAAACATGGCTATGACGATTTGGTTCACCGCATGGAAA